One window of the Trifolium pratense cultivar HEN17-A07 linkage group LG2, ARS_RC_1.1, whole genome shotgun sequence genome contains the following:
- the LOC123910586 gene encoding uncharacterized protein LOC123910586, with translation MAAHSLTYMAESGDGQNAGGSGIFPPSTLHIQESKVHTAMSFYASVFDAIDLGQTHDPRGVLARKFTLLNGAKSIYIVAVEEDADSSCITYGTTAAGSQVHLAGNPHGMMVAATDGIRGIAEKAEQNGGKVKFGKVLKSAEEKVYTVLTDPIGFLWCINPQ, from the exons ATGGCGGCTCACTCTCTCACATACATGGCGGAATCAGGTGATGGTCAGAACGCCGGCGGCTCCGGTATATTTCCCCCCTCGACTTTACACATTCAAGAATCCAAGGTGCACACTGCCATGTCTTTCTACGCATCAGTCTTTGATGCCATTGACCTTGGTCAAACTCATGATCCAAGGGGAGTGCTCGCAAGAAAATTCACCTTGCTGAATGGAGCCAAATCCATTTACATAGTTGCAGTGGAAGAGGACGCTGATTC TTCATGCATCACTTATGGAACTACTGCTGCTGGAAGCCAAGTGCATTTGGCTGGGAATCCTCACGGGATGATGGTTGCTGCCACCGATGGTATCCGTGGCATTGCTGAAAAGGCCGAACAAAATGGTGGAAAGGTAAAGTTTGGGAAAGTTCTCAAGAGCGCCGAGGAAAAGGTGTACACTGTGTTGACCGATCCAATCGGTTTCCTTTGGTGTATCAACCCTCAGTGA